The Candidatus Phaeomarinobacter ectocarpi genome includes a region encoding these proteins:
- a CDS encoding acyl-CoA dehydrogenase family protein — protein MTEDLQIFSDSVGKFFEKELAPHVDKWEKQEIVDRDAWTKTGEAGILCASMPEEFGGGGGTFAHEAIIIDQMGKKGIAGFGASLHNAIIAPYINEYGSEEQKQKWLPKMATGELVGAIAMTEPGTGSDLQSIKTTAKLDGNEYVINGSKTFITNGQTANLIIVVAKTDPNAGAKGTSLVIVETDEVEGFKRGRNLDKIGQKSQDTSELFFDNVRVPTSNLLGQEEGQGFIQLMQQLPSERLQIGLQGVAAMDYALEETIAYVKERKAFGKAVMDFQNTQFKLAECKTKATVAKVFCDYCTGLLLEGKLDASTASMAKYWVSDMQCEVIDECLQLFGGYGYMNEYPIARMYRDARVQKIYGGTNEVQKILISRTL, from the coding sequence ATGACGGAAGATCTCCAGATCTTTTCAGATTCCGTGGGCAAGTTCTTTGAAAAGGAACTCGCTCCCCATGTCGATAAGTGGGAGAAGCAGGAAATCGTCGATCGCGATGCCTGGACCAAGACCGGTGAAGCCGGAATTCTCTGCGCGTCCATGCCCGAAGAATTTGGCGGCGGCGGCGGCACATTTGCCCATGAAGCCATCATCATTGACCAGATGGGCAAGAAGGGCATCGCCGGATTTGGCGCATCTCTCCACAACGCCATCATCGCGCCTTACATCAATGAGTACGGCTCCGAAGAGCAGAAGCAAAAGTGGCTTCCAAAAATGGCAACCGGCGAACTGGTTGGTGCCATTGCGATGACCGAGCCCGGCACAGGCTCAGACCTTCAGTCAATCAAGACGACCGCCAAACTTGATGGCAATGAATACGTCATCAACGGGTCCAAGACCTTCATCACCAATGGTCAGACCGCCAACCTCATCATCGTGGTTGCCAAGACGGACCCCAATGCCGGCGCCAAAGGCACGTCGCTGGTGATCGTCGAAACGGACGAGGTTGAAGGTTTCAAGCGTGGCCGCAATCTGGACAAGATCGGCCAGAAGTCACAGGACACGTCTGAGTTGTTCTTCGACAATGTCCGCGTGCCGACATCCAACCTGCTGGGCCAGGAAGAAGGCCAGGGCTTCATCCAGCTGATGCAGCAGCTTCCGTCTGAGCGGCTGCAGATCGGTCTTCAGGGCGTTGCTGCCATGGACTACGCGCTGGAAGAAACAATCGCCTACGTCAAGGAGCGCAAGGCGTTTGGCAAGGCGGTGATGGATTTCCAGAACACCCAGTTCAAGCTGGCCGAGTGCAAGACCAAGGCGACCGTTGCGAAAGTCTTCTGCGACTACTGCACGGGTCTTCTTCTCGAAGGCAAACTCGATGCGTCCACAGCGTCCATGGCCAAATACTGGGTCTCGGACATGCAGTGCGAAGTCATTGACGAATGCCTGCAGCTCTTCGGTGGCTACGGCTACATGAATGAATACCCCATTGCCCGCATGTATCGCGACGCGCGCGTGCAGAAGATTTACGGCGGCACCAACGAGGTTCAGAAAATCCTGATCTCGCGCACGCTGTAA
- a CDS encoding acetyl-CoA C-acetyltransferase: MAECYIYDHVRTPRGKGKSDGSLHEVTALELATQVLEELRDRNDLDTSKVDDVVMGCVDPVGEAGSNIARVAVMNADYAQTTAGVQINRFCASGLEATNMAAAKVMSGEADMAIGGGIESMSRVGMGASGGAMASDPAVALKTYFTPQGIGADLIATKYGFSRDDVDAYAVESQKRAAHAWDNGYFDKSVMAVKDINGLTILDKDEHIRPDATMQSLAALNPSFAALGEFAFDGVATDRYPEVEALNHVHHAGNSSGIVDGSAGVLLGTKEMGDALGLKPRAKIRTMASIGSEPCIMLTGPADVSAKALKKAGMEVDDIDLYELNEAFASVVLRMMQALDIDHEKMNVNGGAIAMGHPLGATGAMILGTVLDELERRDLNTALATLCVGAGMGTATIIERV, translated from the coding sequence ATGGCCGAATGCTACATCTACGATCACGTCCGCACCCCCCGCGGCAAAGGCAAGTCAGACGGTTCACTGCATGAAGTGACCGCTCTTGAGCTTGCAACACAGGTTCTAGAAGAACTGCGCGACCGCAATGACCTCGACACATCCAAGGTCGATGACGTTGTGATGGGCTGCGTGGACCCGGTTGGTGAAGCCGGCTCGAACATTGCCCGCGTTGCCGTGATGAACGCTGACTACGCCCAGACAACTGCCGGCGTGCAGATCAACCGCTTCTGCGCTTCAGGCCTTGAGGCCACCAACATGGCAGCAGCCAAGGTGATGTCCGGCGAAGCTGACATGGCTATCGGTGGCGGCATTGAAAGCATGAGCCGCGTTGGCATGGGTGCCTCAGGTGGCGCCATGGCCTCTGACCCGGCTGTTGCTCTCAAGACCTACTTCACGCCTCAGGGCATCGGCGCTGACCTCATCGCCACAAAGTACGGCTTCAGCCGCGACGACGTGGATGCCTATGCGGTTGAAAGCCAGAAGCGTGCTGCCCACGCCTGGGACAATGGCTATTTCGACAAGTCCGTGATGGCTGTGAAAGACATCAACGGCCTGACGATCCTGGACAAGGATGAGCACATCCGTCCCGACGCCACCATGCAGTCCCTTGCGGCTCTCAACCCGTCCTTTGCGGCTCTTGGCGAGTTTGCCTTTGATGGCGTGGCAACGGATCGCTACCCGGAAGTTGAAGCTCTCAACCACGTGCACCATGCCGGTAACTCTTCGGGCATCGTGGACGGCTCCGCTGGCGTCCTGCTCGGCACCAAGGAAATGGGCGATGCGCTTGGCCTCAAGCCGCGCGCGAAGATCCGCACCATGGCCTCCATCGGTTCCGAGCCATGCATCATGCTCACAGGTCCAGCCGACGTTTCTGCCAAGGCCCTCAAGAAGGCCGGCATGGAAGTCGACGACATTGACCTTTATGAGCTGAACGAAGCCTTTGCCTCCGTCGTGCTGCGCATGATGCAGGCTCTGGATATCGACCACGAAAAGATGAACGTGAATGGCGGCGCCATCGCCATGGGTCACCCGCTGGGTGCCACTGGCGCCATGATCCTCGGCACCGTGCTCGATGAGCTCGAACGCCGTGACCTCAACACCGCGCTCGCAACGCTTTGCGTTGGTGCCGGCATGGGCACAGCCACAATCATCGAACGCGTCTAA